TACGGCCCGGTGTAGCCACAACAATTTGTACACCGTTTCTAATTTCACGCAATTGTTGCATAATGTTTGCGCCACCGTAAACGGCAACTACATTAGCTCCAGAGATGTTTTTTGAGAAATTCTTGATGTCGCTCGTAATCTGTAAGCAAAGCTCTCTTGTAGGGCATAAAATTAATGCCTGAGGCTTGTTGCTTTTAAAATCGATCAATTCTAACAGAGGTAAACCGAATGCGGCTGTCTTTCCTGTTCCTGTTTGGGCCAAACCAACAAAATCGTTATTGCCCTCTAACAGCACAGGAATACTTTGCTCCTGAATAGGTGTTGGATTTTCGAAACCTAAATCCTTTACGGCATTAACAACGTCATCACTTATCCCCAATTTACTAAATGGGTTTATCATGTATATATATTAATTAAGCCGCAAAGATACGCTTAATATTTGGGATTTCACAGAGGCGTAACTAAATAAAAATGAGCCAATTAATTATCTGAGCCGATCTGCCGACCTCAATAATTGCTCGTCTTTACGAATGCCACGTAAGGCCAGCGCACAAAACAGAATGCCTGCAACCGGTAAAAATGCACCGATACCCGGCTTAACAGCAGCAATTCCACCCGGAAGATTTTGTGCATAATTGAAGATCCAGAAACCCAATGAAAGCATGGCAAGGATGGCCACAATGATCAGACGTTTCTGTCCGGTTCTGTTTTTAAAAGTAAATATCGTGGCCAGACACAGTAGCACTACACATACTGTATTCAGGAATAAAGGTTTAAAATAATCAGTTTTTGCGACTACACCATTTGTTTTCTGGTATAAACCGGTCGCCAAAATCCAGTATTCTGAGCCATTTGACTGGCTGCTTACAATGGGGATAAACATTAAAAGTAATATGGTCAGGCCTGCTAGCAGAAGCCAGATAGATTGCACTCTTTGTATCATATCAGTTCAATAATTTCAACAAATATATTAAAAGGCCCCTACTAACCAATCAATATCTTGATCCAAAAGATTAAATTTGTCCTATTGAAACCGAACATACAGCGATATTTTATTGAATTGTCATATAATGGCACAGATTATCATGGCTGGCAAATACAGCCAAATGCCATGACCGTGCAGGAATGCCTGGATAAGGCATTGTCCGTTTATTTTCGTCAGCCTGTGGTGACCCTGGGTTGCGGCCGGACAGATGCCGGAGTTCATGCAACACAATTCTTTGCACATTTTGATCTGGAAATTTCTGCAGAGAAACCGCTTCATGCAGAACGTTCAATTACCGGTATTAATTCTTTGTTGCCTTATCGGATTGCAGTTAAACGTGTTTTTCCGGTAGCAGCCGAGGCACATGCCCGGTTTGATGCCACAGGAAGGGCCTACCATTACCACATTCACTTTCATAAAGATCCTTTTAAACTGGATCGTTCCTGGTTGTTTAAGGGAGAGCTGGATGTGGGGACCATGAATGAAGCCGCAAAAATCATCCTCGAATACACAGATTTTTCCTGTTTCAGTAAATCCAACACCCAAACCTTTACCAATAACTGTAAGGTTACCGAAGCTTATTTTGAGGTAAAAGAAGGAAGCTTGCAATTTACCATCCGTGCCGACCGTTTTCTGAGAAATATGGTGCGGGCAATTGTAGGTACACTGGTTAGAATTGGAAAAAAAGAAATTACCTTAGTACAACTCAGAGAAATTATTGAAAGTAAAAACCGCAGTAATGCCGGACAATCCGTTCCGGCATGTGGTCTATACCTGGTGAATGTTGTTTATCCCTTTGTAAACTATTGATATGTCTAAAATAACTGGTGATGCGTTGAATGTTGGCTTATTGAAAAGAGTTTTTCAGTATGTGAAACCTTACCGCAGGATCTTTATCTGGGCAATCATACTGACCATATTATTGGCATTAATTGCACCGGTAAGGCCTTTTCTGATCCAATATACCCTGGATCATTACATCATGAAAGATCAGCATGGCGGTTTGTTAAAAATGACCGTTGTGATGCTGATCTTGCTGGTACTTCAGGCGGGTATTCAGTTTAGTCATACCCTGCTTACCAATACCCTCGGACAGTCGGCTATCCGCGATCTGAGGATCAATGTGTTTAACCACATCACTAAGCTGAGGCTAAAATATTTTGACAATACTCCGATCGGACAACTGATCACCCGCACAGTTTCCGATCTGGAAACAATTGCAGAGATTTTCTCTGAGGGATTGATTGTAATCATCGGGGATATCCTGATGGTGATTGTGATTATCGGAGTAATGGTTTACCGGGATTGGGCATTGACGCTGGTGGTATTGTTGCCGATGCCTTTGCTGATTCTGGCCACCTCAGTTTTTCAGAAAGCGATTAAATCTGCTTTTCAGGAAATCAGAACAGAGGTATCCAACCTGAATACTTATTTACAGGAACACATTTCAGGGGTTTCCATCATTCAATATTTCGCTCGTGAACAACAGGAGTATAAAAAGTTTGTCAAGATCAATGCGCGTTACAGAGATGCAAATATCAGGTCCAATTGGTACTATTCCATATTTTTTCCGGTAGTAGAGATCATTTCTGCCATGTCTTTGGGCTTGCTGGTATGGTATGGATCCAGAAGTATTCTGGCAAAACCTTTAGATGTTACTCCCGGAACAATTGCGGAATTTATTCTGTATATCGGAATGCTCTTCCGACCAATCCGGGAGCTTGCCGATAAGTTCAATACCCTCCAGATGGGAATGGTAGGAGCGGAGCGGGTGTTTAAGGTATTGGACACAAACGAAGTAACGGAAGATAAGGGGACATTTGCTCCTGAAAAGATGGCTGGTTCGATTTCATTTGATAAAGTCTGGTTTGCTTACAACGAAGAGAATTACGTGCTTAAGGATATTTCTTTTGAAGTGCAGGCAGGAAAAACGATTGCATTGGTTGGTGCTACCGGAGCAGGTAAATCTTCTACCATTAATATCCTGAACAGGTTTTACGAAATTCAGAAGGGGGAGATTAAAGTGGATGGTGTTAAAATTCAGGATTATCAGCTGAATTACCTGCGGAGCAATATTGCCACCGTTTTACAGGATGTCTTTTTGTTTTCGGATACGATCTTTAACAACGTCACTTTAAACAATCCGGATATTACCATGGAGCAGGTGGTGGACGCAGCGAAAAAAGTTGGTGCACACGAATTTATTGAAAGACTGCCTGGTGGTTATCAGTATAATGTAATGGAGCGTGGTGCCACACTTTCAGGCGGACAAGCACAGCTGATCTCTTTTATCCGGGCATTGGTCTATAATCCATCCATCCTGGTATTGGACGAGGCTACTTCTTCTGTAGATACGGAAACAGAAATGCTGATCCAGCGGGCCATAGAAAACCTGATGAAAGGCAGGACTTCCATTGTTATTGCTCACCGCTTATCCACCATCCAGAAGGCTGATAAAATATTAGTACTGGACAAAGGAGAGATCAAAGAGATGGGCACCCATCAGGAACTGTTAAAGCTTGATGGTTATTACAAAAGGCTGTATGATCTTCAATTCAATTCCGGTGGTATTGTTTCCGCTTAAGAAGGGGCAGGGTAGACACGAGTTAATTTTTTATAAACTGCCTTTTTCTGATTGCTTGTTTTTGATCCGGATTTCTCTTTTCTTTTTTTGTGCTTTTGAGGTAAATCAGCCTTTAGTTGTATATTGGTGCTGGTTTTAGCCTCCCCATCAGCTACCTTTTCCGAAGGTTTTGGCAGCACTGCCGGTATAGAACCGGCATAAACACTGTCGGAAATTTCTGTTGTATCGTCTTTGATAAAAGAGATATAGGCTTCCATTTGTTCATCCGCCAGGCTTGAATCAATACGGAGTAAATCTTTTCCTTCCGCTCTCTTTGCACCAGACAGGTGATATTGGGTAACCTTTGATTTTGAAAAAAAGACCATTACCATGGCCCGATCGTTCATGTGTTGTGAGGTCAGGTCAGCTGTATCCCAGGTAAATTCGATTCCTCCGGCAACTTTTGCGATCTGCGGTGTTTTTGCAACAGGACGGCTGCCTTTACTAACCAATATTTTTGTGTAATCTATGCTGATGTTCGGATATTCTCCCTGAAGGGCGTTTAGTTTATTGTAGGCGATGGCTTCATTGTAGGCATTTCTGTTTGTTCCTATCACTGCCAGCCGAAATCCTGACCTGATGAAATTAAGAGAGGGGCTTAAAAAACTATTAATTACCGTCATCTCCTCACAATTGGCCTTTCTGGCCGGAGTTAATGGTTTACTACTCTTGCCTATTTTTCTAACGATGTTTTCTCCGTTCAATACATAGCTGACCAGTCTGCCAACTTTTCCATGGACCGTTCCAAATGGTCCTCCTTTTAGTTTTCCCATAGCTTTGTGATTAATTCATGAATAAAAATTACTTTATTCAATATACGAAATCATTTTCATATATGATTAATTTCGTTTGCTCTTCAAATAACTTTCAATCTAGTGCCAATTGAGCTCCAATAGGTTTTCAATAGATCCTGCAGATCAATAAAGGATCAATCAACCCCCTATTGAAGATGAATTGAAGATCAATAGAAATAACAGTCAATTCACAACGAAGAGTTTATCATCTGATCGGATTTGTTTTGTCCTGACATTAAAAAGACAAGCGAAAATTGACAATAAGCAAGATAACAAATACATTTACGGCAAGTAATTTATTTAAAGCAAATATCTGTATACTGAAGATAGCAGCCGTTTTCCTGGCAGTAGCGCTTTAGATCTTAAATCAAATCATAATGAAAGATATAATTATTCGGAAGGCCACTTTTGATGATAAAAATGCACTCCTTGTTTTTGAACAGGGGGTAATTCATGCGGAAAGACCATTTAATCCCACTTTAAAAGAAAGCGATATCAATTACTATGATATTGATCAAATGATCAGCTCAGAGGACATAGAGCTTCTGGTCGCGGAATCCGGAGGTGAGCTCATCGGCTCAGGCTATGTCAGAATAGAAAATGCCAAACCTTATCTTAAATATACACGATATGCTTATTTAGGTTTTATGTACGTAGATCCTAAATATCGCGGTCTTGGTGTAAATCAGAAAATTATTGAGGGACTGAAAGCCTGGTCTGCTTCAAGAGGGCTTACTGAATTCCGCTTAGATGTGTATCAGGCAAATGAACCGGCAATCAGAGCTTACGAAAAAGCAGGTTTTACAGGGATCCTGGTACAGATGAGAATGGAAAATTAATCTACATACTTAATGCCGGTGTGGATCCGGTTTTTATGATCCGGTGTCCTCAATTGATTTACTATACCATTTCATTGGTTTCTGAGATTGACGATAACTGAACAAAGTTTAATGGCTTAACGATAAGAATAAGGAAAGTATTTTCATTTCATATTGATAAAGAAATGCAAAATAAGAATGTTCAGGGAAGAATCGTTATTTAATAAATTGAATAAAAAATGTCAATTTGCGGATGTGCTGATACGGGAAGAATTGTGTTTCTTTATAGAATTGGAAAATAAAATGAAAAGAAGAGTCAGCACCATCCTAATTTTAATCTTGTTGATTGTGATAGGAACCTATATCAGAAATGAGGTTTTTGGTCCTCCACATCAAATGAAAAAAGAAGGTAAAAAGGAGGCAAAAGATTTCAGTAAAACGGAAATCAAAAATGGCGACCTGATCTTTCAAACTTCTGTATCAGGACAAAGCAAAGCCATTCAACTGGCCACACATTCTAAATACAGTCATTGTGGAATTGTCTATAAAGAAGGAGAGGATTATTTTGTTTATGAAGCTATTGAACCCGTCCGGCTAACGCCTTTAAATCAATGGATTGCCCGTGGTTCCGCTGGTCATTTTGTGATCAAGAGATTGAAAGATTCCGAGCGCGTGTTAACGCCCTCAGTACTGGATAAAATGAAAACAGTTGGAGCACGGTTTAAAGGAAAACATTACGATCTTTATTTTGACTGGACCGATGATCGGATTTATTGCTCAGAACTCATCTGGAAAGTATATAAGGAAGCGACAGGTATTGAGCTTGGAAAACTTGAAAAGTTAAAGGATTTCGATTTGAGCAGTATAACCGTAAAGGAAAAAATGAAAGAAAGGTATGGCCGTAACATACCCATGAATGGAACGGTGATCTCGCCGGAAAGCATTTACAACAGCGATTTATTGATGACGGTAAAATTAGATTAGCGCCTCATCTTCTGGATTTCATTTTTTTTGTTATTATCTTCAATATGAAAACAATAGTAGAAGTTAATTGATGAATGTGATGAAAAACATACCAACTTTATATGAATGGGCGGGAGATATGCGGACTTTCGAGGAATTATTCCGCACTTTTTATGAAAAGGTTTTAAAAGATGATTTGCTTGGTGAAGTGTTTGAAAATATGTCACCTGAACATGTAAGTCATGTTGCCCATTTTGTAGCAGAAGTTTTTGGAGGACCTCAACTATATACTTCTGAAGATGGAGGAAGTCATGCGCAGATGGTAGGACACCATATCGGTAAAATGCTGACCGAAGAAAAACGTCAGCGATGGGTTTATCTTTTATTGCAAAGCGCAGATGAGCTGGGATTAAAGAGTGATCCTGAGTTTCGTTCTGCTTTTGTCGGCTATCTGGAATGGGGGACAAGGATTGCGGTGATCAATTCCGTAATAACGGAGAATCCGGTAAATCCTGAGGAACCGATGCCGAAATGGGGCTGGGGAGAAACAGGAGGGCCTTATATCCCAACAGAAGAATAAATGCCATCCCGGTAACAATGAAAAAGAGGCCTGCTGCTATTTATGAATAACGGCAGGCCTCTTTTATCAGGATAATTATTTAGTCAGTAATTCTTCCAGTTTCTTTTCCAAAGCTTCGCCTCTCAGGTCTTTTCCTACAATCTTTCCCTGCGGGTCAATCAGAAAGTTAGCTGGAATCCCTCTGACACCATATAGGGTAGAAGCGGCATTCTTCCATCCTTGCAAATCAGATAGCTGAGTCCAGGTCAAACCATCTTTTTCTATGGCCTGTAACCAGTCTTGCTTTTTACCCGGCTGATCTAATGAAACGCCAAGAACAGTGAAGTTTTTGTCTTTGTATGTATGGTAGGCTTTCACCACATTTGGATTTTCCTGTCTGCAGGGACCACACCATGAAGCCCAGAAATCCAGTAATACATATTTTCCTCTGAAATCTGAGAGTTTAACAGGCTTGTCATTCACATCATTCTGCGTAAAATCCATCGCAATGGCACCAACGGAAGTTGCACGGGCTTTGTCCATTAGTTTCGCGAAATCTTTTCCCGCAGTACTGTTTCTTAATCCTGCGGATAACTTATTGAAAACAGGTTCTAAGACATTAACATCCATGTCACTATCTCCGAGTTCTTTCAGTGCAGTAAGGCTAAAAAAGGAATCCGGATGCTCATTGATGTATTTATTCAGCAGGACATCTCTTTCTGCTGTTGCTTTGGTATATCTGTCTTCCAGGCTTTTTTGAAATTCCGGATTTTTACGTTGTTCCTGAGTTGCCTTTTCATATTCCGAGTTTAACACTGACATCACTTTCGTGAGGTGATTTTCATTCGCTTTATACCCCAGATATGCAGTGTTAATTTTTTGACCTGCGACTGTTCCTTTTTTGATGGAATCTGTAGAATTGATCTGGATTTTTCCCTTTTCCAGGTAAATGGTTAAGGCATCTTGTTTTCTTCTGTTTTTAATGCCGGTTCCGGTATGGTCTAAAATCAACTGTGCTCTGACCGGATCGGTTACTGTCCCTTTAAATTGAAAAGTTCCGTTCTGGAGTATCACAGAATCCAGTACATTATTTCCATTCAGGCGGTAGCTTAAATAAGCCTTCGCGGGTGCATTGAGTTGGCCAACTTTACCATTCAGCAGGTAATCATTGCTTTGGGAATAACCCAGGAAAGGTGTAGCCAGTAATGCGATGAGTGCTATTTTCATTCTTTTCATTGTTTTTTGTTTTTTATGAAGGGGGAATTATTTTGTCGGATCTAGTTTTTGTGCAATGATTTCATCCAATGCTTTTGCATTTGCGGGGGTGTTCCCGACAAATCTTTTGATGATTATTCCGTTCTGATCAATGAGTACTTTTGTTGGAAATGCATTAACGGCATAATCATTCAGAATTCCTTTAGTTTTCTCTGCTCTGTTGTCAGTATTGAGTACGTTGAGCCAGTCCATCTTGTCTTCGTCCAGGGCTGCGGTCCATTTTTTATAATCGGTTTCGGCATTTCCGGATTCATTAGACACACCCAGGATTTCAAATCCTTTCGATTTGTACTCCTGATATAAACGCTTCAGATGAGGATGTGTTTGCCGGCAGGGCATACACCAGCTACCCCAAAAGTCCAGTAATACCAATTTGCCTTTCAGGGAAGAAAGACGGTGTGCTTTTCCATTTCTGTCTTCAAGCACAAAATCCGGAGCAGTTGCTCCTACGGCTGTTTTTTTTGCCCTTTCTATGCGGGCAGCATAGGCGATTCCGTCTTTTGAGTTTTTAAAAGAAGGATTAATCTGAAGAAAGAGTGGTTCTATTTCAGCTGGGTCCAGGTTGCTTCTGGTATAGTCCTGTAACAAGTCGAATGCGATACCTGAGGCTGGATGGCGGAATAAAAAGTCCCGCTCTACAGAATCGATCTGATTCTGAATGGCATAGCTTTTCTTAATATAGCTGGCAAATGCAGCACTATCTTTTCTCTGGGAAATAGATTTTCCTTCCCGCTCATATAGTGCTTCGCTACGGCTGTAAAAAGGAGCTCTCTTTGCAGATAAT
This region of Pedobacter steynii genomic DNA includes:
- a CDS encoding DUF4293 domain-containing protein, with the protein product MFIPIVSSQSNGSEYWILATGLYQKTNGVVAKTDYFKPLFLNTVCVVLLCLATIFTFKNRTGQKRLIIVAILAMLSLGFWIFNYAQNLPGGIAAVKPGIGAFLPVAGILFCALALRGIRKDEQLLRSADRLR
- the truA gene encoding tRNA pseudouridine(38-40) synthase TruA, with translation MKPNIQRYFIELSYNGTDYHGWQIQPNAMTVQECLDKALSVYFRQPVVTLGCGRTDAGVHATQFFAHFDLEISAEKPLHAERSITGINSLLPYRIAVKRVFPVAAEAHARFDATGRAYHYHIHFHKDPFKLDRSWLFKGELDVGTMNEAAKIILEYTDFSCFSKSNTQTFTNNCKVTEAYFEVKEGSLQFTIRADRFLRNMVRAIVGTLVRIGKKEITLVQLREIIESKNRSNAGQSVPACGLYLVNVVYPFVNY
- a CDS encoding ABC transporter ATP-binding protein, encoding MSKITGDALNVGLLKRVFQYVKPYRRIFIWAIILTILLALIAPVRPFLIQYTLDHYIMKDQHGGLLKMTVVMLILLVLQAGIQFSHTLLTNTLGQSAIRDLRINVFNHITKLRLKYFDNTPIGQLITRTVSDLETIAEIFSEGLIVIIGDILMVIVIIGVMVYRDWALTLVVLLPMPLLILATSVFQKAIKSAFQEIRTEVSNLNTYLQEHISGVSIIQYFAREQQEYKKFVKINARYRDANIRSNWYYSIFFPVVEIISAMSLGLLVWYGSRSILAKPLDVTPGTIAEFILYIGMLFRPIRELADKFNTLQMGMVGAERVFKVLDTNEVTEDKGTFAPEKMAGSISFDKVWFAYNEENYVLKDISFEVQAGKTIALVGATGAGKSSTINILNRFYEIQKGEIKVDGVKIQDYQLNYLRSNIATVLQDVFLFSDTIFNNVTLNNPDITMEQVVDAAKKVGAHEFIERLPGGYQYNVMERGATLSGGQAQLISFIRALVYNPSILVLDEATSSVDTETEMLIQRAIENLMKGRTSIVIAHRLSTIQKADKILVLDKGEIKEMGTHQELLKLDGYYKRLYDLQFNSGGIVSA
- a CDS encoding DUF6266 family protein codes for the protein MGKLKGGPFGTVHGKVGRLVSYVLNGENIVRKIGKSSKPLTPARKANCEEMTVINSFLSPSLNFIRSGFRLAVIGTNRNAYNEAIAYNKLNALQGEYPNISIDYTKILVSKGSRPVAKTPQIAKVAGGIEFTWDTADLTSQHMNDRAMVMVFFSKSKVTQYHLSGAKRAEGKDLLRIDSSLADEQMEAYISFIKDDTTEISDSVYAGSIPAVLPKPSEKVADGEAKTSTNIQLKADLPQKHKKRKEKSGSKTSNQKKAVYKKLTRVYPAPS
- a CDS encoding GNAT family N-acetyltransferase, whose product is MKDIIIRKATFDDKNALLVFEQGVIHAERPFNPTLKESDINYYDIDQMISSEDIELLVAESGGELIGSGYVRIENAKPYLKYTRYAYLGFMYVDPKYRGLGVNQKIIEGLKAWSASRGLTEFRLDVYQANEPAIRAYEKAGFTGILVQMRMEN
- a CDS encoding YiiX family permuted papain-like enzyme; the protein is MKRRVSTILILILLIVIGTYIRNEVFGPPHQMKKEGKKEAKDFSKTEIKNGDLIFQTSVSGQSKAIQLATHSKYSHCGIVYKEGEDYFVYEAIEPVRLTPLNQWIARGSAGHFVIKRLKDSERVLTPSVLDKMKTVGARFKGKHYDLYFDWTDDRIYCSELIWKVYKEATGIELGKLEKLKDFDLSSITVKEKMKERYGRNIPMNGTVISPESIYNSDLLMTVKLD
- a CDS encoding group II truncated hemoglobin, giving the protein MKNIPTLYEWAGDMRTFEELFRTFYEKVLKDDLLGEVFENMSPEHVSHVAHFVAEVFGGPQLYTSEDGGSHAQMVGHHIGKMLTEEKRQRWVYLLLQSADELGLKSDPEFRSAFVGYLEWGTRIAVINSVITENPVNPEEPMPKWGWGETGGPYIPTEE
- a CDS encoding TlpA disulfide reductase family protein, whose product is MKRMKIALIALLATPFLGYSQSNDYLLNGKVGQLNAPAKAYLSYRLNGNNVLDSVILQNGTFQFKGTVTDPVRAQLILDHTGTGIKNRRKQDALTIYLEKGKIQINSTDSIKKGTVAGQKINTAYLGYKANENHLTKVMSVLNSEYEKATQEQRKNPEFQKSLEDRYTKATAERDVLLNKYINEHPDSFFSLTALKELGDSDMDVNVLEPVFNKLSAGLRNSTAGKDFAKLMDKARATSVGAIAMDFTQNDVNDKPVKLSDFRGKYVLLDFWASWCGPCRQENPNVVKAYHTYKDKNFTVLGVSLDQPGKKQDWLQAIEKDGLTWTQLSDLQGWKNAASTLYGVRGIPANFLIDPQGKIVGKDLRGEALEKKLEELLTK
- a CDS encoding TlpA disulfide reductase family protein → MKNILLMLMLLPVAGMSQSKTHAFTIEGKVADSKRAFSNLIYLKYKQNGKQFTDSTLINNGRYSFKGAISYPVKAVLQLKAADSVEKYYNSTRLLKDYAHEFYLDRGNMQANSDGKLRETVIQGSEAENDQQELSAKRAPFYSRSEALYEREGKSISQRKDSAAFASYIKKSYAIQNQIDSVERDFLFRHPASGIAFDLLQDYTRSNLDPAEIEPLFLQINPSFKNSKDGIAYAARIERAKKTAVGATAPDFVLEDRNGKAHRLSSLKGKLVLLDFWGSWCMPCRQTHPHLKRLYQEYKSKGFEILGVSNESGNAETDYKKWTAALDEDKMDWLNVLNTDNRAEKTKGILNDYAVNAFPTKVLIDQNGIIIKRFVGNTPANAKALDEIIAQKLDPTK